One window of Desulfobacca acetoxidans DSM 11109 genomic DNA carries:
- the csx20 gene encoding CRISPR-associated protein Csx20 — protein MPALFLLFNHRFTAAQKVAAREQLGVERISVLPAELQPIWGQIPPDLPELANCLEPVRSWLAGQATPGDYVLIQGDFGATYLMVRFALEHGLIPVYATTSRQALEEHLPDGTVKLLHYFQHQMFRRYGG, from the coding sequence ATGCCCGCCCTCTTCCTCCTCTTCAACCACCGCTTCACCGCCGCCCAAAAGGTCGCAGCCCGGGAGCAGCTCGGCGTCGAGCGAATCTCTGTCCTTCCCGCTGAACTCCAGCCTATCTGGGGCCAGATTCCTCCTGACCTCCCGGAGCTGGCCAACTGTCTTGAACCGGTCCGGTCCTGGCTGGCCGGGCAGGCAACCCCCGGCGACTACGTCCTCATCCAGGGGGACTTCGGCGCCACCTACCTGATGGTCCGCTTTGCTCTGGAGCACGGTCTCATCCCCGTCTACGCCACCACCAGCCGCCAGGCCCTCGAGGAACATCTCCCCGACGGGACTGTCAAACTGCTGCATTATTTCCAGCACCAGATGTTTCGGAGATACGGAGGGTGA
- a CDS encoding CRISPR-associated protein, with protein sequence MKVFICPTGTSILTVKGIGFSDIEHRPGSEYAKYEKTRKLLKHQLESHKAHQNAQKNLDEVSAEFKSLVKMGADKSDIVYLLHSDTVDGRFSAEINRDLLEDYIACHTELKIIPDLQAVDETRFRKNGLKNFVDNIFQLINKHQGNQIILNATAGYKVLVPYLTILGMVHNLPVKYIFEKSDTVFTLSGIPLDLDYDLLLPVFPKLRRIETETAIGLADWQSDIDYTDTRYDWLIEIEAGQVTMSSLGLMFYEKLKVDWGEEFELCPKKPEEKKIHLKKGDEDPPVVKLANRLVKSPYVCEILNTLPFNPKQQDPILECRDDGILHLVLTYTAEGLGLAVQTTGRNATETQKIGRRLVKKFFQRI encoded by the coding sequence ATGAAGGTATTTATTTGCCCCACCGGAACTTCTATCCTTACTGTAAAAGGGATAGGTTTTTCTGATATCGAGCACCGGCCCGGAAGCGAATACGCAAAGTATGAGAAAACCCGGAAATTATTAAAACACCAACTCGAATCACACAAGGCCCATCAGAATGCACAAAAAAATCTTGACGAAGTTTCGGCTGAATTCAAAAGCCTAGTAAAAATGGGGGCGGATAAGTCTGATATCGTCTATTTATTACATTCCGATACTGTAGACGGCCGCTTTTCGGCTGAAATCAATCGAGATCTCCTGGAAGATTATATCGCCTGCCACACTGAATTAAAAATCATCCCCGATCTTCAGGCAGTGGATGAAACCCGTTTTCGAAAAAATGGCTTAAAGAATTTTGTCGATAATATCTTTCAATTGATCAATAAACATCAAGGGAATCAAATTATTCTGAATGCAACAGCTGGCTATAAAGTTTTGGTTCCCTATTTGACTATCCTGGGAATGGTTCACAATTTGCCGGTAAAATACATCTTCGAAAAATCAGATACCGTTTTCACTCTTTCAGGTATTCCTTTGGACCTTGACTATGATCTTCTTCTCCCGGTTTTCCCTAAGCTCAGGCGCATAGAAACGGAAACCGCAATAGGTCTTGCCGATTGGCAGTCGGATATTGATTATACCGATACCCGGTATGACTGGTTGATTGAAATAGAGGCTGGACAGGTAACCATGAGTAGTCTTGGCCTGATGTTTTATGAAAAATTAAAGGTTGATTGGGGGGAAGAATTTGAACTATGCCCCAAAAAGCCAGAAGAGAAAAAAATCCACTTAAAAAAAGGCGATGAGGATCCACCGGTAGTCAAGTTAGCCAACCGTCTGGTTAAATCTCCGTATGTTTGTGAAATCTTAAATACCTTGCCTTTTAACCCAAAACAGCAGGACCCTATCCTTGAATGCCGGGATGACGGAATTTTGCATCTAGTCTTGACTTATACCGCCGAGGGGTTGGGTTTGGCAGTTCAAACTACCGGCAGGAACGCCACTGAAACACAAAAGATTGGCCGCCGCCTGGTCAAGAAATTTTTTCAAAGAATATAA
- a CDS encoding REP-associated tyrosine transposase gives MPKDKSAADFFPKVTSFTATRRKLPHWQNPGSVYFITWRCKNPQELSNAERTITLESIRFWDRQHWLLFAAVIMPDHVHLLAQPLPTLQDEYINLGKIIKSVKTYSSRSINQLRGQPGPIWQPERYDRIVRNDAEFLEKWQYIRNNPIKAGLAVHPEDYPWLYESINPIW, from the coding sequence ATGCCCAAAGATAAATCAGCAGCTGACTTTTTCCCGAAGGTAACATCTTTCACCGCAACTCGGCGCAAACTGCCCCATTGGCAAAATCCCGGCAGTGTCTATTTCATCACCTGGCGGTGTAAAAACCCCCAGGAACTTTCCAATGCCGAACGAACCATCACCTTGGAATCTATCCGGTTCTGGGACCGACAACACTGGCTGCTCTTCGCCGCCGTCATCATGCCTGACCACGTCCACCTCCTGGCTCAACCCCTTCCAACCCTCCAGGATGAATACATCAACCTGGGAAAAATCATCAAGAGCGTCAAAACATATAGCTCCCGCAGCATAAATCAGCTTCGCGGCCAGCCAGGCCCCATATGGCAGCCGGAACGCTATGATAGAATTGTCAGGAATGACGCCGAATTCTTAGAAAAATGGCAATATATCCGAAATAATCCCATAAAGGCAGGCCTCGCCGTCCACCCCGAAGACTACCCCTGGCTCTATGAATCAATCAACCCCATCTGGTAG
- a CDS encoding nucleotidyltransferase family protein: protein MDLKAQLQAKRRQILALAAKHGTSNLRLFGSMARGGAGPKSDVDIFINLESRRSLLNQIILGQDLEDLLGCKVDVVTEAALH, encoded by the coding sequence TTGGACCTGAAAGCTCAACTCCAAGCCAAACGTCGCCAAATCCTGGCCCTGGCTGCCAAACACGGCACCTCGAACCTCCGTCTCTTCGGCTCCATGGCCCGGGGTGGAGCCGGCCCAAAGAGCGATGTGGATATCTTTATCAACTTGGAATCCCGCCGCAGCCTCCTGAATCAGATCATCCTTGGCCAGGATCTGGAAGACCTTTTGGGCTGTAAAGTCGACGTCGTTACCGAGGCTGCCTTGCACTAG
- the csx2 gene encoding TIGR02221 family CRISPR-associated protein: MAKLYLSFLGTTNYHPCTYTFAACETPGVRFVQEATIKSFCANWTPQDRILIFTTAEANQKNWLDNGHTDSSGAVIPQAGLQSRLQRLSLAPSFKDIAIPEGKSQEEIWQIFQIIIEQLRDGDEVVFDITHGFRSIPLLAIVVLSYARVMKKIAIQGIYYGAFEAKQGDTAPIFDLTEFDVLLEWTTALDRFIKAGDATLACELAADEVRKRRREIKRPDQILQAFQKVTAQLNNFSLSLATCRGLKISPIVSELKDTLQRCVGLPGKRPYINLLEKVQHELAAFPGDHVRDGLAAAQWCADHNLIQQGFTILQETLISYFTLHVLKDDLVTPTSRHLMNQSIHILRENLPEEEWAEPARSNRQKVAAIIAAIQSYPAIVKKLRDLGNDRNDINHAGYTASPMGAERFATKLRDYINTFQEFFGR, from the coding sequence ATGGCCAAACTTTATCTCTCTTTCCTGGGCACCACCAATTATCACCCTTGCACCTATACTTTTGCAGCTTGTGAAACACCTGGAGTGCGCTTTGTGCAGGAGGCCACCATAAAATCCTTCTGCGCCAACTGGACCCCACAGGATCGCATCCTGATCTTTACCACCGCCGAAGCCAATCAGAAAAACTGGCTGGATAACGGCCACACGGATTCAAGCGGCGCCGTTATCCCGCAGGCAGGTTTGCAATCCCGGCTTCAGAGGCTGTCACTCGCACCTTCGTTTAAAGATATTGCTATTCCCGAAGGTAAAAGTCAGGAGGAAATCTGGCAGATTTTCCAGATAATAATCGAGCAATTGCGAGATGGCGACGAAGTGGTTTTCGACATTACCCATGGTTTCCGCTCCATCCCTCTTCTGGCCATTGTCGTCTTATCTTATGCCCGCGTTATGAAAAAAATTGCCATCCAGGGAATCTATTACGGTGCTTTTGAAGCCAAGCAAGGGGACACCGCGCCTATCTTTGACCTGACCGAATTTGATGTCCTGCTGGAGTGGACGACTGCCTTGGATCGCTTTATCAAAGCCGGAGATGCAACCCTTGCCTGTGAGTTGGCTGCAGACGAAGTCAGAAAGAGAAGAAGGGAAATCAAAAGGCCGGATCAAATACTGCAAGCATTTCAAAAAGTCACCGCACAATTAAATAATTTCAGTCTGTCTCTCGCAACCTGCCGCGGGTTGAAAATAAGCCCGATAGTTTCAGAACTGAAAGACACACTGCAAAGATGCGTCGGCCTGCCTGGAAAGCGTCCCTATATAAATCTGTTAGAAAAAGTGCAGCATGAATTGGCTGCTTTCCCCGGGGATCATGTCCGAGATGGCTTGGCAGCGGCGCAATGGTGTGCGGATCATAATCTGATCCAGCAGGGGTTTACTATCCTCCAAGAAACCCTAATCAGTTATTTTACCTTACATGTCCTCAAGGATGACCTGGTTACACCAACCTCTCGGCATTTGATGAATCAATCAATTCATATCCTGCGTGAAAACCTCCCAGAGGAAGAATGGGCCGAACCGGCTAGAAGCAACCGTCAGAAAGTTGCTGCGATTATTGCAGCCATTCAAAGTTACCCGGCAATAGTAAAAAAACTTCGTGATCTGGGCAATGACCGCAATGACATCAACCACGCCGGCTATACGGCCAGTCCTATGGGTGCCGAAAGGTTCGCCACCAAGCTAAGAGATTATATCAACACCTTTCAGGAATTTTTTGGCAGGTGA
- a CDS encoding type II toxin-antitoxin system PemK/MazF family toxin gives MAPGVIRRGSIVLVKYPLCRSGDRLYHFTDLSAQKLRPALILTPDSLLRKLDEAVFLFISSVIPDVVLPSDYILTTDHPSFPATGLKRSSVFRAHKIITLHKTMAARSLGDADEILMRQITHCLARALGMQRHE, from the coding sequence ATGGCTCCGGGAGTGATCCGACGAGGCAGCATTGTTCTGGTCAAATACCCATTATGCCGATCAGGAGATCGGCTCTACCATTTTACTGATCTTTCCGCCCAGAAACTGCGCCCGGCCCTGATCCTGACCCCTGATTCCCTTTTGCGAAAACTGGATGAAGCCGTCTTTCTTTTTATCTCGTCCGTCATCCCTGATGTTGTGCTTCCCAGCGATTATATCTTGACCACCGATCATCCCTCTTTCCCCGCTACCGGCCTCAAACGTTCGTCAGTTTTCCGAGCCCACAAAATCATCACGCTCCACAAAACTATGGCAGCCCGCAGCCTCGGTGACGCCGATGAAATCCTGATGCGGCAGATCACCCATTGCCTCGCCAGGGCCTTAGGAATGCAACGCCATGAATGA